One segment of Salvia splendens isolate huo1 chromosome 20, SspV2, whole genome shotgun sequence DNA contains the following:
- the LOC121780671 gene encoding uncharacterized protein LOC121780671 isoform X2: MTPTQSKGGVADSTDARRRRGDEEPKAVSPNSLAGKGGGAPGATKKSDVIPNFSSRNTVATQNNGKSSAKTWNGGEAKGKEQAKATWRSSSKLVLGGKGKGKEKVDDDYKAPAASDVGGESKGKEKVADLGQATESTENKRKRTLNGVDSPRSLVKEKLARKIIIKAVNWGQDSTRNGPTEQAPRGQPSVVPAVPNPTDEVEVVNRMKLRRSPKFLVEMMELLNENQLQAVRDMGFGHLIHFNITSIPSQLAYWLLYNFDPITCSVKVRGQRVHLTEEDVHMTMGFPRGEIMIVRSTRQDNQMMLDEIASVGYRNRYNMLPKFLQTQMLKDEDGGLWFRRLFLILTETHLIEPSADGYCKTKLLGVLADVTHVRNYNWCAYVLDVLVMAQRNWMDNPDTPFTGPIVFLMSYYVDRFIIETRKVRRAFPSIKGWNFKLLRLREKHELELGGFGYGVYEAKYDPSRDNEVGLTVAKKKKKRAIVVERGESAKPKGVTEKGGTSNTKADDAVDHATDAMMALMEAASNAAKAISKLLRKMREAPDDVKGTGCFKIASTAALKMIGFKESELINEHADPIASMTPTMEDEDIQNPAWIEAVEQMMKVVDERVALCKDDDIPTFDLGLRFASQDDANQTINSIVEEQVPGMEHTLHTGGVIISSAVQDVLPNEEKDDSEEDNTQLALNVVHNLIDDFDFATPYFTTSGLRDSKKSVGPSSHNEAIAIQHKQELLVNGRMEMRSKAEKKISHALRSPYNQRAIKLGNTLTPTERETYYWILKCHDVYDDVLVYDDDVVVVTKLEFYSLLPHTYVSSGVISAWCSYLNNMEEYRGPSSPKRLFFTLYPCASTIVSRTNPWDEGVATQLATFAANLDHEVKLIPNFKWADIDMVFFPICAHEHYYAVCFYYASKRVIVIDNSSSGDSDNITVNYGVIPETLRTFFWKYLGGVGCVQQSKAVENSAIERLKLKWSTKTNKDDSGVYLMRHLETYMGQKGCEWTCGLSKKSKGVLQILRAKYCTALMLAEINHEHFKNKAKVIPYYANALQTEKIDVEKLIANYAKEGTNLFN, from the exons ATGACTCCAACACAAAGCAAGGGCGGTGTGGCTGACTCGACTGACG CACGCCGACGTAGAGGGGATGAAGAACCGAAAGCTGTTTCTCCGAACTCTTTAGCGGGAAAAG GAGGTGGTGCTCCCGGTGCTACCAAGAAATCTGATGTAATACCAAACTTTTCTTCTAGAAACACTGTTGCTACTCAAAATAATGGAAAATCGTCGGCAAAAACAT GGAATGGTGGTGAAGCTAAAGGAAAAGAACAGGCGAAGGCTACATGGAGATCTTCGTCAAAACTTG TCCTTGGTGGGAAAGGCAAAGGAAAAGAGAAAGTGGATGACGATTACAAAGCTCCTGCAGCATCAG ATGTAGGTGGTGAAtccaaaggaaaagagaaagTAGCTGATTTGGGTCAAGCAACTGAATCAACAG AAAACAAGCGCAAGAGGACTTTGAATGGTGTAGATTCACCGCGAAGCCTCGTAAAGGAAAAACTGGCAAGGAAAATAATCATCAAAGCAGTGAATTGGGGTCAAGATTCCACAAGAAATGGGCCTACTGAGCAAGCACCTAGAGGGCAACCATCAGTTGTGCCGGCTGTTCCTAATCCTACTGATGAGGTTGAAGTAGTGAACAGAATGAAGCTAAGACGATCTCCAAAATTCCTAGTAGAGATGATGGAGTTGTTGAACGAGAACCAGCTACAGGCTGTTCGAGACATGGGATTTGGACATCTAATACACTTTAACATCACTTCGATACCGTCGCAACTAGCTTACTGGCTTCTATACAACTTTGACCCCATAACCTGCAGTGTGAAGGTGAGAGGTCAAAGAGTCCACTTAACTGAGGAGGACGTCCACATGACGATGGGGTTCCCAAGGGGAGAAATAATGATTGTGAGGTCGACTAGGCAGGATAATCAAATGATGTTAGATGAGATTGCAAGTGTCGGATATAGGAATAGATACAATATGTTGCCTAAGTTTCTGCAGACTCAAATGCTTAAAGATGAGGATGGTGGGTTATGGTTTAGGAGGCTATTCCTAATTCTGACGGAGACGCATTTGATAGAACCTTCAGCTGATGGTTACTGCAAGACTAAGCTTCTTGGTGTGTTAGCCGATGTCACACATGTGAGAAACTATAATTGGTGTGCATACGTCCTTGATGTACTTGTTATGGCCCAACGAAATTGGATGGACAACCCAGACACACCATTCACTGGACCAATTGTCTTTCTGATG TCCTACTACGTCGATCGCTTCATTATTGAAACACGAAAGGTTCGGCGTGCATTCCCATCCATAAAAGGTTGGAATTTCAAGCTGCTAAGGTTGAGGGAGAAACATGAGCTGGAATTGGGTGGATTTGGCTATGGGGTCTATGAAGCTAAGTATGATCCAAGCAGAGATAATGAGGTTGGATTGACGGTGgcgaagaaaaagaagaagagggctattGTTGTTGAGAGAGGAGAATCAGCTAAACCTAAAGGTGTTACTGAAAAGGGAGGGACATCGAACACCAAGGCAGATGATGCTGTTGATCATGCTACTGATGCGATGATGGCCTTGATGGAAGCTGCATCGAACGCCGCAAAGGCTATATCAAAGCTGCTTAGGAAGATGAGGGAGGCACCTGACGATGTCAAGGGCACTGGATGCTTCAAAATAGCTTCAACTGCTGCACTAAAGATGATTGGTTTCAAAGAATCTGAACTCATCAATGAACATGCAGATCCAATCGCATCGATGACACCGACAATGGAAGATGAAGACATTCAAAATCCAGCATGGATTGAGGCTGTTGAGCAGATGATGAAGGTGGTTGATGAGCGCGTTGCTCTGTGCAAAGATGATGACATCCCTACATTCGACTTGGGGCTTCGCTTCGCTTCGCAGGAT GATGCAAACCAGACGATCAATTCAATTGTCGAGGAACAAGTACCTGGCATGGAGCACACTTTACACACGGGGGGTGTTATAATATCTAGTGCAGTTCAAGATGTTTTACCAAATGAAGAGAAG GATGACAGTGAGGAAGACAATACGCAATTGGCGCTCAACGTGGTTCATAATTTAATTGACGATTTTGATTTTGCGACGCCATAT TTCACCACTAGTGGACTGCGAGACAGTAAAAAATCAGTGGGGCCATCTAGCCACAATGAAGCTATTGCCATCCAACATAAACAG GAATTGTTAGTGAATGGTAGGATGGAAATGCGTTCCAAAGCTGAAAAGAAGATATCTCATGCATTGAGATCACCATACAACCAAAGAGCTATTAAATTGGGAAACACTTTAACTCCTACTGAAAGGGAAACATACTATTGGATTCTGAAGTGTCATGATGTCTACGA TGATGTGCTTGTATACGATGATGATGTGGTTGTTGTGACAAAGCTAGAGTTCTATTCTTTACTGCCACATACGTATGTGTCTTCGGGTGTGATTAGTGCATGGTGCTCATATCTAAACAACATGGAAGAATACAGGGGGCCATCGTCACCAAAAAGGCTATTCTTCACCTTATACCCTTGT GCTAGCACAATTGTGTCACGCACTAATCCATGGGATGAGGGTGTGGCCACTCAGCTTGCGACGTTTGCGGCGAATTTAGATCACGAGGTGAAGCTAATCCCAAATTTCAAGTGGGCGGACATAGATATG GTATTCTTCCCAATTTGTGCACATGAACACTACTATGCGGTGTGCTTCTACTATGCTTCAAAAAGGGTTATTGTAATTGACAACTCAAGTAGCGGAGACTCTGACAACATCACAGTGAATTACGGTGTGATACCGGAAACCTTG AGAACCTTTTTCTGGAAATATCTTGGAGGAGTTGGCTGCGTTCAGCAATCAAAAGCAGTTGAAAATTCTGCCATTGAAAGGCTGAAACTGAAATGGAGTACAAAAACTAACAAGGACGACAGTGGTGTGTATTTGATGAGACACCTTGAAACTTACATGGGTCAGAAAgggtgtgaatggacttgtggcCTATCAAAGAAGAGCAAAGGGGTGTTGCAGATATTGAGAGCCAAGTACTGTACTGCACTGATGCTGGCAGAAATAAATCACGAACACTTCAAGAATAAAGCCAAGGTAATACCATATTATGCAAATGCACTACAGACCGAGAAGATAGACGTGGAAAAGTTGATAGCCAACTATGCGAAAGAAGGAACGAATCTATTTAACTAA
- the LOC121780671 gene encoding uncharacterized protein LOC121780671 isoform X1, translating into MTPTQSKGGVADSTDARRRRGDEEPKAVSPNSLAGKGGGAPGATKKSDVIPNFSSRNTVATQNNGKSSAKTWNGGEAKGKEQAKATWRSSSKLVLGGKGKGKEKVDDDYKAPAASDVGGESKGKEKVADLGQATESTENKRKRTLNGVDSPRSLVKEKLARKIIIKAVNWGQDSTRNGPTEQAPRGQPSVVPAVPNPTDEVEVVNRMKLRRSPKFLVEMMELLNENQLQAVRDMGFGHLIHFNITSIPSQLAYWLLYNFDPITCSVKVRGQRVHLTEEDVHMTMGFPRGEIMIVRSTRQDNQMMLDEIASVGYRNRYNMLPKFLQTQMLKDEDGGLWFRRLFLILTETHLIEPSADGYCKTKLLGVLADVTHVRNYNWCAYVLDVLVMAQRNWMDNPDTPFTGPIVFLMSYYVDRFIIETRKVRRAFPSIKGWNFKLLRLREKHELELGGFGYGVYEAKYDPSRDNEVGLTVAKKKKKRAIVVERGESAKPKGVTEKGGTSNTKADDAVDHATDAMMALMEAASNAAKAISKLLRKMREAPDDVKGTGCFKIASTAALKMIGFKESELINEHADPIASMTPTMEDEDIQNPAWIEAVEQMMKVVDERVALCKDDDIPTFDLGLRFASQDDANQTINSIVEEQVPGMEHTLHTGGVIISSAVQDVLPNEEKDDSEEDNTQLALNVVHNLIDDFDFATPYVSPPGKREFTTSGLRDSKKSVGPSSHNEAIAIQHKQELLVNGRMEMRSKAEKKISHALRSPYNQRAIKLGNTLTPTERETYYWILKCHDVYDDVLVYDDDVVVVTKLEFYSLLPHTYVSSGVISAWCSYLNNMEEYRGPSSPKRLFFTLYPCASTIVSRTNPWDEGVATQLATFAANLDHEVKLIPNFKWADIDMVFFPICAHEHYYAVCFYYASKRVIVIDNSSSGDSDNITVNYGVIPETLRTFFWKYLGGVGCVQQSKAVENSAIERLKLKWSTKTNKDDSGVYLMRHLETYMGQKGCEWTCGLSKKSKGVLQILRAKYCTALMLAEINHEHFKNKAKVIPYYANALQTEKIDVEKLIANYAKEGTNLFN; encoded by the exons ATGACTCCAACACAAAGCAAGGGCGGTGTGGCTGACTCGACTGACG CACGCCGACGTAGAGGGGATGAAGAACCGAAAGCTGTTTCTCCGAACTCTTTAGCGGGAAAAG GAGGTGGTGCTCCCGGTGCTACCAAGAAATCTGATGTAATACCAAACTTTTCTTCTAGAAACACTGTTGCTACTCAAAATAATGGAAAATCGTCGGCAAAAACAT GGAATGGTGGTGAAGCTAAAGGAAAAGAACAGGCGAAGGCTACATGGAGATCTTCGTCAAAACTTG TCCTTGGTGGGAAAGGCAAAGGAAAAGAGAAAGTGGATGACGATTACAAAGCTCCTGCAGCATCAG ATGTAGGTGGTGAAtccaaaggaaaagagaaagTAGCTGATTTGGGTCAAGCAACTGAATCAACAG AAAACAAGCGCAAGAGGACTTTGAATGGTGTAGATTCACCGCGAAGCCTCGTAAAGGAAAAACTGGCAAGGAAAATAATCATCAAAGCAGTGAATTGGGGTCAAGATTCCACAAGAAATGGGCCTACTGAGCAAGCACCTAGAGGGCAACCATCAGTTGTGCCGGCTGTTCCTAATCCTACTGATGAGGTTGAAGTAGTGAACAGAATGAAGCTAAGACGATCTCCAAAATTCCTAGTAGAGATGATGGAGTTGTTGAACGAGAACCAGCTACAGGCTGTTCGAGACATGGGATTTGGACATCTAATACACTTTAACATCACTTCGATACCGTCGCAACTAGCTTACTGGCTTCTATACAACTTTGACCCCATAACCTGCAGTGTGAAGGTGAGAGGTCAAAGAGTCCACTTAACTGAGGAGGACGTCCACATGACGATGGGGTTCCCAAGGGGAGAAATAATGATTGTGAGGTCGACTAGGCAGGATAATCAAATGATGTTAGATGAGATTGCAAGTGTCGGATATAGGAATAGATACAATATGTTGCCTAAGTTTCTGCAGACTCAAATGCTTAAAGATGAGGATGGTGGGTTATGGTTTAGGAGGCTATTCCTAATTCTGACGGAGACGCATTTGATAGAACCTTCAGCTGATGGTTACTGCAAGACTAAGCTTCTTGGTGTGTTAGCCGATGTCACACATGTGAGAAACTATAATTGGTGTGCATACGTCCTTGATGTACTTGTTATGGCCCAACGAAATTGGATGGACAACCCAGACACACCATTCACTGGACCAATTGTCTTTCTGATG TCCTACTACGTCGATCGCTTCATTATTGAAACACGAAAGGTTCGGCGTGCATTCCCATCCATAAAAGGTTGGAATTTCAAGCTGCTAAGGTTGAGGGAGAAACATGAGCTGGAATTGGGTGGATTTGGCTATGGGGTCTATGAAGCTAAGTATGATCCAAGCAGAGATAATGAGGTTGGATTGACGGTGgcgaagaaaaagaagaagagggctattGTTGTTGAGAGAGGAGAATCAGCTAAACCTAAAGGTGTTACTGAAAAGGGAGGGACATCGAACACCAAGGCAGATGATGCTGTTGATCATGCTACTGATGCGATGATGGCCTTGATGGAAGCTGCATCGAACGCCGCAAAGGCTATATCAAAGCTGCTTAGGAAGATGAGGGAGGCACCTGACGATGTCAAGGGCACTGGATGCTTCAAAATAGCTTCAACTGCTGCACTAAAGATGATTGGTTTCAAAGAATCTGAACTCATCAATGAACATGCAGATCCAATCGCATCGATGACACCGACAATGGAAGATGAAGACATTCAAAATCCAGCATGGATTGAGGCTGTTGAGCAGATGATGAAGGTGGTTGATGAGCGCGTTGCTCTGTGCAAAGATGATGACATCCCTACATTCGACTTGGGGCTTCGCTTCGCTTCGCAGGAT GATGCAAACCAGACGATCAATTCAATTGTCGAGGAACAAGTACCTGGCATGGAGCACACTTTACACACGGGGGGTGTTATAATATCTAGTGCAGTTCAAGATGTTTTACCAAATGAAGAGAAG GATGACAGTGAGGAAGACAATACGCAATTGGCGCTCAACGTGGTTCATAATTTAATTGACGATTTTGATTTTGCGACGCCATATGTAAGCCCGCCTGGGAAACGTGAG TTCACCACTAGTGGACTGCGAGACAGTAAAAAATCAGTGGGGCCATCTAGCCACAATGAAGCTATTGCCATCCAACATAAACAG GAATTGTTAGTGAATGGTAGGATGGAAATGCGTTCCAAAGCTGAAAAGAAGATATCTCATGCATTGAGATCACCATACAACCAAAGAGCTATTAAATTGGGAAACACTTTAACTCCTACTGAAAGGGAAACATACTATTGGATTCTGAAGTGTCATGATGTCTACGA TGATGTGCTTGTATACGATGATGATGTGGTTGTTGTGACAAAGCTAGAGTTCTATTCTTTACTGCCACATACGTATGTGTCTTCGGGTGTGATTAGTGCATGGTGCTCATATCTAAACAACATGGAAGAATACAGGGGGCCATCGTCACCAAAAAGGCTATTCTTCACCTTATACCCTTGT GCTAGCACAATTGTGTCACGCACTAATCCATGGGATGAGGGTGTGGCCACTCAGCTTGCGACGTTTGCGGCGAATTTAGATCACGAGGTGAAGCTAATCCCAAATTTCAAGTGGGCGGACATAGATATG GTATTCTTCCCAATTTGTGCACATGAACACTACTATGCGGTGTGCTTCTACTATGCTTCAAAAAGGGTTATTGTAATTGACAACTCAAGTAGCGGAGACTCTGACAACATCACAGTGAATTACGGTGTGATACCGGAAACCTTG AGAACCTTTTTCTGGAAATATCTTGGAGGAGTTGGCTGCGTTCAGCAATCAAAAGCAGTTGAAAATTCTGCCATTGAAAGGCTGAAACTGAAATGGAGTACAAAAACTAACAAGGACGACAGTGGTGTGTATTTGATGAGACACCTTGAAACTTACATGGGTCAGAAAgggtgtgaatggacttgtggcCTATCAAAGAAGAGCAAAGGGGTGTTGCAGATATTGAGAGCCAAGTACTGTACTGCACTGATGCTGGCAGAAATAAATCACGAACACTTCAAGAATAAAGCCAAGGTAATACCATATTATGCAAATGCACTACAGACCGAGAAGATAGACGTGGAAAAGTTGATAGCCAACTATGCGAAAGAAGGAACGAATCTATTTAACTAA